In Desulfovibrio sp. 86, the following proteins share a genomic window:
- a CDS encoding CidA/LrgA family protein produces MKETWKFLWQMAILAGLFWGSDWLVRTVGLPVPGNVFGIVVLFFLLLTGVIKEQHISTAANFLLKHMVFFFVPVAVGLMQWGGVFYEYGWILLIAIVISAILPLLTVGLLGRALRRRARKGEGETCNPTQA; encoded by the coding sequence ATGAAAGAGACGTGGAAGTTTTTATGGCAGATGGCCATTCTGGCGGGCCTGTTCTGGGGCTCGGACTGGCTGGTGCGCACCGTGGGCCTGCCGGTGCCGGGCAATGTTTTTGGCATTGTGGTGCTTTTTTTCCTTTTGCTCACAGGGGTCATCAAGGAGCAGCACATCAGCACGGCGGCCAATTTTTTGCTCAAGCACATGGTGTTTTTCTTTGTGCCCGTGGCCGTGGGCCTCATGCAGTGGGGCGGCGTTTTTTATGAATATGGCTGGATATTGTTGATCGCCATTGTCATCAGCGCCATTTTGCCCTTGCTGACCGTGGGTTTGCTGGGCAGGGCACTGCGCCGCAGGGCGCGCAAGGGGGAGGGCGAGACATGCAATCCTACGCAAGCGTAA
- a CDS encoding LrgB family protein, which produces MQSYASVSTVLCILGTLLAYMAVRALYLRYKHPLLNIVALGAAAVIAVLVFFDIPYAVYEPSAKIMTAFIGPATVALALPLYRYRRVLLRYALAIMGSVCAGTFVSMFSAGLLARVGGLPQEVVISILPKSSSIPFAIEVAGMYGGISSLTAAFVVATGTLGSLIGGWTLNLARVADPFARGLALGTVSHAQGTAAALQEGEEQGAMGGLALILAGIFTAALAPVAVSLLMRVPVLG; this is translated from the coding sequence ATGCAATCCTACGCAAGCGTAAGCACGGTGCTGTGCATTCTGGGCACTTTGCTGGCCTATATGGCGGTGCGCGCGCTGTACCTGCGCTACAAGCATCCTCTGCTGAATATCGTGGCTCTTGGAGCCGCCGCCGTGATCGCCGTGCTGGTGTTTTTTGACATTCCCTACGCGGTTTACGAACCCTCGGCAAAAATCATGACAGCCTTCATCGGCCCGGCCACGGTGGCTCTGGCCCTGCCCCTGTACCGTTACCGCCGCGTGCTCTTGCGCTACGCGCTTGCCATCATGGGCAGCGTGTGCGCGGGAACCTTTGTGTCTATGTTCTCGGCAGGATTGCTGGCACGGGTGGGCGGTCTGCCGCAGGAGGTGGTCATATCCATTCTTCCCAAGAGCTCGTCCATTCCTTTTGCCATTGAGGTCGCGGGAATGTACGGCGGCATATCGTCGCTGACGGCGGCATTTGTGGTGGCAACGGGCACGCTTGGTTCCCTTATCGGCGGGTGGACTTTGAATCTGGCGCGTGTGGCCGATCCCTTTGCCAGGGGGCTGGCCCTGGGCACGGTATCCCATGCCCAGGGCACGGCGGCGGCTTTGCAGGAAGGAGAAGAGCAGGGGGCCATGGGCGGACTGGCGCTCATACTTGCGGGTATTTTTACCGCAGCCCTGGCTCCTGTTGCGGTTTCGCTGCTGATGCGCGTGCCGGTTTTGGGCTAG
- a CDS encoding DUF362 domain-containing protein, with protein sequence MEKPSVSAHAVPVALARCEGYDRRSLDQLVGEVLDAARIAQECSLKVGTKVLVKPNLLMSKSLACTSPGVVAAACRWLRDHGAQMAVADSPGFGRARSVARAIGLESALRPLGLDVRELDSPVPVTLPLPPGSRSAHSGKGGTRFHVARAVHECDFILSLPRVKAHGQMLLTLAVKNCFGCVSGLHKAVAHAREGRDPAYFADCLAALWAVLPPVAALADGGVAMHVTGPSGGKPFVLHLMGASASAVALDEALYAVFGLAPEAVPLGAALVRRKAQGSAASGTEVTFPLLRPENFDARGFELPRELSHTSFHPARFVQSCLRRVIAAVKK encoded by the coding sequence ATGGAAAAACCGTCAGTTTCAGCCCATGCCGTGCCCGTGGCTCTTGCCCGTTGCGAAGGTTACGACCGCCGCTCCCTTGACCAACTGGTGGGAGAAGTGCTGGACGCCGCCCGCATCGCGCAGGAGTGCTCCCTCAAGGTGGGAACCAAGGTGCTTGTGAAGCCCAATCTGCTCATGAGCAAGTCGCTGGCGTGCACCTCGCCGGGGGTGGTGGCCGCCGCCTGCCGCTGGCTGCGCGACCACGGCGCGCAGATGGCCGTGGCGGATTCGCCGGGCTTTGGCCGTGCGCGGTCGGTGGCGCGCGCCATCGGGCTTGAGAGCGCCCTGCGGCCCCTGGGCCTTGACGTGCGTGAGCTCGACAGTCCCGTGCCCGTAACGCTGCCCCTGCCGCCAGGCTCCCGATCGGCGCATTCCGGCAAGGGGGGAACGCGCTTTCATGTGGCGCGCGCCGTGCATGAGTGCGATTTCATTCTTTCTTTGCCACGGGTCAAGGCGCACGGTCAGATGCTGCTTACCCTGGCGGTCAAGAACTGTTTTGGCTGCGTGAGCGGGCTGCACAAGGCTGTGGCCCATGCCCGCGAGGGGCGCGATCCTGCGTATTTTGCGGACTGCCTGGCCGCCCTGTGGGCTGTTTTGCCGCCAGTGGCGGCTCTGGCCGACGGCGGCGTGGCCATGCACGTCACCGGGCCGTCCGGGGGCAAGCCTTTTGTGCTGCATTTGATGGGGGCCAGCGCCTCGGCCGTGGCCCTGGATGAAGCCCTGTACGCCGTCTTCGGGCTTGCGCCCGAGGCCGTGCCTCTTGGGGCCGCCCTGGTACGCCGTAAGGCGCAGGGCAGCGCCGCGTCGGGCACGGAAGTGACCTTTCCCCTGCTGCGTCCCGAAAATTTCGACGCGCGCGGTTTTGAGTTGCCCAGAGAACTCTCCCACACGTCCTTTCATCCCGCACGTTTTGTGCAGAGTTGTCTACGCCGCGTCATCGCAGCCGTTAAAAAATAA
- a CDS encoding HD-GYP domain-containing protein translates to MSEHAKPSRIAISDAVPGMYTVDPGVSWLEYPMLYMQEGFLTTQSAISDIARQGYTEICHDPNRFRQYHDLDAGLSTVNIPWPSQSVSAAPLGEEIPRARAVYADAFEHIRELMQDTQGKPVNMAASRPCVEAVIQSLNRNRDALIALTKLKKSDKDTHTHSVNVAIIAIAYAQYLGLPQDKLHLVGLSGLFHDYGKIFIPKVVLNAPRKLTPAERTVMQAHVELGHAHLAREKDANHEILQGVLQHHEKYDGTGYPNRLKGNTISIYGLILSLSDHYDALSSQRVYKDPMPANVALAVMYKMRNQVWAPGYVERFIKMLGIYPTGTPVQLSNGERGVVCHTNPDFPALPTVIVALGPGGISVRPYLRDLSEEPGLEIERSLAGADAARMDIGLLLSQA, encoded by the coding sequence ATGTCTGAACACGCAAAACCCTCCCGAATAGCCATTTCAGATGCTGTACCTGGAATGTATACCGTTGATCCTGGCGTCTCGTGGCTTGAATATCCCATGCTCTATATGCAGGAAGGGTTTCTCACAACGCAAAGCGCCATCTCCGACATTGCCAGGCAGGGCTATACTGAAATCTGCCACGATCCCAATCGGTTTCGCCAATATCATGACCTTGACGCCGGGCTTTCCACCGTCAACATCCCATGGCCGAGCCAAAGCGTTTCGGCGGCTCCACTGGGCGAGGAAATCCCCAGGGCACGAGCGGTATATGCCGATGCGTTCGAACACATACGAGAGCTGATGCAGGATACCCAGGGAAAACCCGTGAACATGGCGGCCTCGCGGCCCTGCGTCGAAGCTGTCATCCAGAGCCTCAACCGCAACCGGGACGCGCTCATAGCCCTGACAAAGCTCAAAAAAAGCGACAAGGACACCCACACGCACTCTGTCAACGTGGCCATAATAGCCATAGCCTATGCCCAGTATCTCGGGCTGCCGCAAGACAAGCTGCACCTTGTGGGGCTGTCCGGGCTTTTTCATGATTACGGAAAAATATTCATCCCCAAGGTAGTGCTGAACGCCCCGCGCAAACTCACCCCTGCGGAACGGACAGTCATGCAGGCCCATGTGGAGCTTGGCCACGCCCACCTCGCCAGGGAGAAAGACGCAAATCACGAAATATTGCAAGGCGTGCTGCAACATCACGAGAAGTACGACGGCACAGGGTATCCCAACCGCCTGAAAGGCAACACCATAAGCATCTATGGCCTCATCCTCTCGCTGAGCGACCATTATGACGCTCTTTCCTCCCAGCGCGTCTACAAAGACCCCATGCCTGCCAATGTGGCCCTGGCTGTCATGTACAAAATGCGGAACCAGGTATGGGCGCCGGGCTATGTGGAGCGTTTTATCAAGATGCTGGGAATCTACCCGACCGGAACGCCCGTACAGCTATCGAACGGCGAGCGCGGCGTAGTTTGCCACACAAACCCGGACTTTCCGGCCCTGCCCACGGTCATAGTCGCCCTGGGCCCTGGCGGGATATCCGTTCGGCCCTACCTGCGGGATCTGAGTGAAGAGCCGGGACTTGAAATTGAACGGTCGCTTGCCGGAGCCGACGCTGCGCGGATGGACATAGGCTTGCTGCTGTCGCAAGCATGA
- the thiE gene encoding thiamine phosphate synthase, with protein sequence MARILPGETDIYAITDSRLSLGRPLEEVASALLGAGVRILQYREKCFKGGEMLEECRLLRRLTREAGACFIVNDHIDIAMLVGADGVHVGQEDLPVPEVRSLVGPDAIIGLSTHEPEQALAARGLGADYLGVGPIFATQTKEDVVAPVGFDYLDWVAANIDLPFVAIGGIKTHNIGDVARHGARCCCLVSELVGAPDIAASVRAVREAMAKGLRG encoded by the coding sequence ATGGCCAGAATTCTTCCCGGTGAAACGGATATATATGCCATCACGGATTCGCGTCTTTCTCTGGGCCGCCCGCTTGAGGAAGTGGCCTCAGCCCTGCTGGGGGCAGGCGTGCGCATTTTGCAGTACCGCGAAAAGTGCTTCAAAGGCGGTGAAATGCTTGAGGAATGCCGCCTGCTGCGCCGCCTGACCAGGGAGGCTGGAGCCTGCTTTATCGTCAATGATCATATCGACATAGCCATGCTGGTCGGGGCTGACGGCGTGCACGTGGGACAGGAGGATCTGCCTGTGCCCGAAGTGCGCAGTCTTGTGGGGCCGGACGCGATAATCGGCCTTTCCACGCATGAGCCGGAGCAGGCGCTGGCTGCCAGGGGGCTTGGGGCGGACTATCTGGGCGTGGGGCCCATCTTCGCCACACAGACCAAGGAAGACGTGGTGGCCCCAGTGGGTTTTGACTATCTGGACTGGGTTGCCGCCAACATCGATCTGCCCTTTGTGGCCATTGGGGGCATCAAGACCCATAATATCGGCGATGTGGCGCGCCACGGCGCGCGTTGCTGCTGCCTTGTGTCCGAACTGGTGGGCGCGCCTGATATCGCCGCCAGCGTAAGGGCCGTGCGTGAAGCCATGGCCAAGGGTTTGCGCGGCTAA
- a CDS encoding LysR family transcriptional regulator yields the protein MELTDLRTLVSVMEAGSITAAAKELNRVPSGVTTRILQLEEELGVPLFLREKKRLYPTDKAHTLYGYARKILAMVDEAEDRVRGMAPGGKFRIGALESAAAVRLPEVLARLHAGYPQISLELVIGTSRSLYEDMLENRLDAAFVVDMPEDDRLERMDAFAEELVVIAPEGHAPIRCPEDIGRKTVLAFQGGCAYRNRLVNWFRAFGREPERIAELASYHAIVGGVIAGMGVGAVPESVLPLCRTEGILSVHPLKHTLCTATTELVWRKGMLSANMTALRQCLHKQEA from the coding sequence ATGGAACTGACAGACCTGCGAACCCTTGTCAGCGTTATGGAGGCGGGCAGCATCACCGCCGCAGCCAAGGAGCTGAACCGTGTGCCCTCGGGCGTGACCACGCGCATTCTCCAGCTGGAGGAAGAACTGGGGGTGCCGCTTTTTCTTCGGGAGAAAAAACGGCTCTACCCCACGGACAAGGCGCACACTCTCTACGGTTACGCCCGCAAGATACTGGCCATGGTGGATGAGGCGGAAGACCGCGTCAGGGGCATGGCGCCGGGCGGCAAATTCCGTATCGGCGCGCTGGAAAGCGCGGCGGCTGTACGCCTGCCTGAAGTGCTGGCGCGGCTGCACGCGGGCTACCCGCAAATCTCGCTGGAACTGGTCATCGGCACCAGCCGATCGCTGTATGAAGACATGCTGGAAAACAGGCTGGACGCGGCCTTTGTGGTGGACATGCCCGAGGACGACCGGCTGGAGCGCATGGACGCCTTTGCCGAGGAACTGGTGGTCATCGCGCCCGAAGGCCACGCCCCCATTCGCTGCCCCGAGGACATTGGCCGCAAGACAGTGCTGGCCTTTCAAGGGGGCTGCGCCTACCGCAACCGCCTGGTCAACTGGTTCCGGGCCTTCGGCCGCGAGCCGGAACGCATAGCGGAACTGGCCTCCTATCACGCCATTGTGGGTGGCGTCATTGCCGGCATGGGCGTGGGCGCTGTGCCGGAATCAGTGCTGCCCCTCTGCCGGACCGAGGGCATTCTTTCCGTGCATCCGCTCAAACACACCCTGTGCACGGCCACCACGGAACTGGTCTGGCGCAAGGGCATGCTTTCCGCCAATATGACGGCCCTGCGGCAGTGCCTTCACAAACAGGAAGCCTGA